A section of the Pseudomonas sp. Q1-7 genome encodes:
- a CDS encoding BRO-N domain-containing protein — MHDAYTPLVFFHHAHRLRAVMVDNQPWFVAQDFARLLGHPDALALLAALAPHEQRTLRLAYTRDAHEEVSAISDFGAYKVLFRFGEPGHGDIGRWLSEVLVPTLHDYHRVPDAAPRRDVVNVQGRRIGVVKWQGEVWVAWRDLPALMASGKEVSA, encoded by the coding sequence ATGCACGACGCATATACCCCCCTCGTTTTCTTCCACCATGCCCATCGCCTGCGCGCCGTGATGGTCGACAACCAGCCCTGGTTTGTCGCCCAAGATTTCGCCCGGCTGCTGGGCCACCCCGACGCCCTCGCCTTGCTGGCGGCCCTGGCGCCGCACGAGCAACGGACGCTCCGCCTGGCGTACACCCGCGACGCTCATGAAGAGGTCTCGGCCATCAGCGATTTCGGCGCCTACAAGGTGCTGTTCCGGTTCGGCGAGCCAGGGCACGGCGATATCGGCCGTTGGTTGAGCGAGGTGCTGGTGCCGACGCTGCATGACTATCACCGGGTGCCGGATGCGGCGCCGCGCCGTGACGTCGTGAATGTTCAGGGCCGGCGGATCGGGGTGGTCAAGTGGCAGGGCGAGGTCTGGGTGGCCTGGCGGGATTTGCCGGCCCTGATGGCTTCGGGCAAGGAGGTGTCGGCATGA